A region from the Aquila chrysaetos chrysaetos chromosome 15, bAquChr1.4, whole genome shotgun sequence genome encodes:
- the C15H2orf50 gene encoding uncharacterized protein C2orf50 homolog isoform X1 — protein sequence MDKLGKGSGFRRNTLVRSWQPATTPLGQPASAPSVSCGSTQPRRPVIAQPATRAWADEQAALQQDQVQQDKIWRESVEAEQRARKIWYHNWSFLKDYDQMGNKKEQNPLPNYMPVFSSKVPNSTNQTVGSRMNTELGRALVNMDYFFSSGARKRKLEGELQLS from the exons ATGGACAAGTTGGGAAAGGGTTCTGGATTCAGGAGAAATACCTTGGTTAGGTCTTGGCAACCAGCAACCACACCTCTGGGTCAACCAGCCTCAGCTCCATCTGTGTCTTGCGGCAGCACCCAACCCAGAAGACCTGTCATTGCACAACCGGCTACTCGGGCCTGGGCAGACGagcaggcagcactgcagcaggacCAGGTTCAACAGGATAAGATCTGGAGAGAGTCTGTGGAGGCTGAacagagagcaagaaaaatctG GTACCACAACTGGAGTTTCCTAAAGGACTATGACCAAATG GGTAACAAGAAGGAGCAGAATCCTCTGCCAAACTATATGCCTGTGTTCTCAAGCAAAGTTCCCAACTCGACCAACCAGACTGTTGGCAGTCGAATGAATACTGAACTTGGCAGGGCTCTGGTAAACATGGATTACTTCTTCAGCAGTGGAGCACGGAAGAGGAAACTTGAGGGTGAGCTCCAGCTTTCCTAG